The Zingiber officinale cultivar Zhangliang chromosome 9A, Zo_v1.1, whole genome shotgun sequence genome window below encodes:
- the LOC122020532 gene encoding exocyst complex component EXO70H1-like, translating into MPRKGMMSLLPSYSFGRHGHSHHHRGGPSPVASPWSLPLASSDALMAEYMAAEAVVARWRPDDKIASLFDGDRAEAREFLAAVRVVHRTMLHFASVGSSPEVKSVLVSGQTVLQSAMGRLEEELYRILAANRDLLDPESVSARSSTQSIVSDEAEEEEEEEEEEVRAAGDSIREVEHEAAEAMADLHAIADTMISVGYGKECVRVYKELRKSIVDEGLYRLGFEPLAPNSHIHKLDWPLLEIKIRSWLAASHVAVTTLFAGERILLDHVFSGFDTIREAVFVDVAGEAAREFLRFPDLVTKSKRSTEKIFLILELYEAVSKLLPEINTVFSFVSTAAVRDQALTSLTKLAEVVRATLADFEAAVQKEHSKVITPGGGIPPLTRRAMNYIAELSDHDFTLAEIYEELPFQTPSLHPDFFFDASDSSAAVETRTSSFGSSFSFSSSSSASSDSNRSGIAGRLAWLILVLLCKLEGKAAAYRDAGQSYLFLANNLQFIVNTVRHCRLRGLLGEEWLARHAAKARQHAARFERIAWGQVAAEEPAAEVSAEEARERMRAFVAAVEAACAAQAGWVVTDAGMREEVREAVRVMVLPAYRGFYQHWSAALEEGEAVRFSPEVVRQRLAELFSGSDETGSGSSYHLGSESRSSRSKPSG; encoded by the coding sequence ATGCCGAGGAAGGGGATGATGAGCCTCTTGCCTTCCTATTCCTTCGGTCGACATGGCCATAGCCACCACCATCGCGGTGGTCCGTCTCCGGTTGCGTCTCCTTGGTCTCTGCCGCTGGCTTCCTCGGACGCGTTGATGGCGGAGTACATGGCGGCGGAGGCTGTAGTGGCCAGGTGGCGCCCCGACGACAAGATTGCTTCATTGTTCGATGGTGATCGAGCGGAGGCGCGCGAGTTCCTCGCGGCCGTCCGCGTCGTCCACCGGACCATGCTGCACTTTGCCTCCGTTGGGAGCTCGCCGGAGGTGAAGTCGGTGTTGGTGAGCGGACAAACTGTGCTGCAGTCCGCCATGGGTCGCCTCGAGGAGGAGTTATATCGGATCCTCGCCGCCAACCGCGACCTCCTAGATCCCGAGTCCGTCTCTGCCCGCTCCTCCACCCAATCCATCGTCTCCGACGAggctgaggaggaggaggaggaggaggaggaggaggtccgAGCCGCCGGAGATTCCATTCGAGAGGTCGAGCACGAGGCGGCCGAAGCCATGGCGGACCTCCACGCCATTGCCGATACCATGATCTCCGTCGGGTACGGCAAGGAGTGCGTCCGGGTCTACAAGGAACTCCGGAAGTCCATCGTCGACGAGGGCCTCTACCGCCTTGGGTTCGAGCCGCTCGCGCCTAATTCTCACATCCACAAACTCGATTGGCCGCTGCTCGAGATAAAAATCCGATCTTGGCTCGCCGCCTCGCACGTGGCCGTCACCACTCTGTTCGCCGGGGAGAGGATACTCCTGGACCACGTTTTCTCCGGCTTCGATACCATAAGGGAAGCCGTGTTCGTAGACGTCGCCGGAGAGGCGGCCAGGGAGTTCCTCCGTTTTCCGGATTTGGTCACGAAATCCAAACGGTCGACGGAGAAGATTTTCTTGATCCTGGAGCTCTACGAAGCCGTCTCCAAGCTACTGCCCGAGATCAACACGGTGTTCTCGTTCGTGTCCACGGCCGCCGTCCGGGACCAAGCACTAACCTCGCTCACCAAGCTCGCCGAGGTCGTCCGCGCCACGCTCGCCGATTTCGAGGCGGCGGTCCAAAAAGAGCACTCCAAGGTGATCACTCCCGGCGGAGGGATTCCCCCGCTCACTCGTCGCGCGATGAATTACATTGCCGAGCTCTCCGACCACGATTTCACCCTCGCCGAGATCTACGAAGAGTTGCCCTTTCAAACGCCTAGCCTCCACCCGGATTTCTTTTTCGATGCCTCGGACTCTTCGGCGGCAGTGGAGACAAGGACGTCGTCGTTCGGgtcctccttctccttctcctcctcatcgTCCGCCTCCTCCGACAGTAATCGATCCGGGATCGCTGGACGGTTGGCGTGGCTGATCCTGGTGCTCCTCTGCAAGCTCGAGGGCAAGGCCGCAGCGTACCGGGACGCCGGCCAATCGTACCTCTTTTTGGCGAACAACCTCCAGTTCATCGTGAACACCGTCCGCCACTGCCGGCTGAGGGGGCTATTGGGCGAGGAGTGGCTGGCGCGGCACGCCGCGAAGGCGAGGCAGCACGCAGCGAGGTTCGAGAGGATCGCGTGGGGGCAGGTGGCTGCGGAGGAACCAGCGGCGGAGGTCAGCGCCGAAGAGGCGCGGGAGCGGATGCGGGCATTCGTCGCAGCGGTGGAGGCTGCATGCGCCGCGCAGGCTGGGTGGGTGGTGACGGACGCAGGGATGAGAGAGGAGGTGAGGGAGGCAGTGCGCGTGATGGTGCTTCCGGCGTATCGGGGGTTCTACCAGCACTGGAGCGCGGCGCTAGAGGAGGGCGAGGCGGTGAGGTTCTCGCCGGAGGTCGTGCGGCAGCGGTTGGCTGAGCTCTTCTCTGGTTCGGACGAAACTGgttcggggtcgagttatcacCTCGGTTCGGAGTCCCGCTCATCTCGGTCCAAACCATCCGGCTGA